aaatagagtCGTCTGGCTAGAACGTGAACACGAATAGATTAGTTTAGTAGTACTCTTACGCGTCTTAATTTAATTCTAGTGCCGACTAAATATAACCGCAGATTAGTTTAGTTAATAAACAGTGCAAGACTATTATGAGGTTTGACGATTTTACTTTAGTTTATTTAGTTAGTAGtacaatattatttaatattacaaTGCAGTTTGACAAAAGAATCtgaatttaattaatttagtaaaaGCCTTTTTACAGAGAGAATTTTACGTGTGACAAGGAGACACAAAGAGCTAGTTAACGCGGTTTTAAAAGTCCCATTAAGACAGAAGAGCACCAGCTCTTGTGCATTACCTTGGTAAACATGACTTCAGCTACTTTAACGTTTAAGATTCTGAATTATGTTTAGGccttttaaccaaaaaaaaaaacttgtaatttttgtattatatatatatatatatatatatctataatcATGCATGTGATTTCATTTTGCATctcatttatcaaaataattcGATAGTTAAATTATTCTTATGATTAactttgtcttttgtttgtaCCTTAAAAAATCACATGCTCTTAGCTCCTAGAAGTTGCCTCTAAAAATAGAATCCAATGTTTCCtcttataatgttttataacTTTCTGTCGTATCTTGATATTAATATTCTCATATGAGTactgatttttgttatttacatttttattcaaGATTCTGAGGCTCAAGAAGTAGTAACTTTTAGTTGTAAACAATAGTGTACTTTTGTGGAACTAAAGAATTAGCTTGGAGCCTTGGAGGTCAAATCAATAAATAtgcatttttgaaaataaaaaatagggATTCTCTTATTAGTGATCTGTGATTGGGTGTAGCATATGGGATTGTGATTAAGgaaaatcttttttataaataaattaaaaacaccTGTCTCTTacattatttaaaagaaaagtattaaTCTCTTTGTGTGTGCCCCATGCTACTTTCTTTGACTATGTtcatagtatttttttttcttttgagttctttatgtttctctttccatttttgttcTCTATAAATAGAAACACACCATTCTTCTCCTCCAACTTCCTCCCTTAATTAGTATcaaaaatggtgaaaacaCTTCAAAAGACACCAAAGAGAATgtcatctccatcatcatcatcttcatcatcctcatcaacatcatcatcatccataaGGATGAAGAAGTACAAGGGAGTGAGAATGAGAAGTTGGGGTTCATGGGTTTCAGAGATCAGAGCTCCTAATCAAAAGACAAGGATCTGGCTTGGTTCTTACTCAACTGCTGAAGCCGCGGCTAGAGCCTACGACGCAGCACTCCTATGTCTTAAAGGATCCTCAGCTAATAATCTCAACTTCCCAGAGATCTCAACTTCTCTCTACCATATTATCAACAATGGTGATAACAACAATGACATGTCCCCTAAGTCTATACAAAGAGTAGCAGCTGCAGCTGCTGCTGCCAACACAGATCCTTCCTCATCATCAGTCTCTACTTCATCTCCATTGCTTTCCTCTCCATCTGAAGATCTCTATGATGTTGTCTCCATGTCACAGTATGACCAACAAGTCTCCTTGtctgaatcatcatcatggtACAACTgctttgatggtgatgatCAGTTCATGTTCATTAATGGAGTCTCCGCGCCGTATTTGACAACATCACTTTCTGATGATTTCTTTGAGGAAGGAGATATCAGATTATGGAACTTCTGCTGATTCTACTTTCATTATACCTTATTCtttgtttcaatatatatacttgaGTTATGTAACTTATACAATGtgttatacatttttttcttcccttttctATCAATTCTCACAATGTATGGAACATTTGGGGATCTTTGTACcaatatctaaattatttttgaaattagatatttttcatgttaaGAGTTCACTAAATCTAGTAGTAGTGGTTAAGTATGGAAATAGATTTATAGCTTTTGAACAAAGAACTTCGAATGATAACAAGTTAAAAGGTAAAAACGAAAAAGTACAGAATCatattgttgttgattaaATTCTGAAACCTAAAAGTTAAGAGTTAGTGTTGAAAACAATCATTTCAGATTTTATAGTATGAATGCAAAATTTGGCGTTACTGACTTTAACACTAACACTGTTTGATGTAAATGTGTACATGATACAAAATAAGTGGTGGTAAGATGACTATGCGATATAAGTActgtatatatgatttttctttattaaggATATAAAAGTATTAGCTAATGAGTTAAACAGAAAGCAGATTTTTCATGTGAAAAGTTTTGCAAAGTCAAAGAGTAAGAAGCAAGTTTCATGAGGCTTGTCATAGAAGGCGATGATTAATCCTACTTAATTATTGTTGAATAGAGTAAgtgtataaatattatttatttagaagaaagataaggaaaaagagagaagagacaagagaTGCAGAATGGTTTTGTGTGGTGACTGGTTAGAATTGgtaaaaccaaagagaaagagttaaCGTACGTGGAAAACTGTGTACGTTTGTGCTTAGATATCGTAAAAAAATTGACATCCATTTTACTCCAACATTGGTCTGAAGAAAAATCTAACAGTAGATTTGAGCAGAAAGCCACATgagttgttttggtttcttgttatGTGTGTGTTCTTTGTGAGATGGGGTCCCATGATTCACTCTCTTACCCTTGCTCCTCAGAAACTccatctctatttttttaggtatgatttgtttttctttagataagttcccccccccccccctcaAATATACATTAATACCATTGGTGATACAAAACCATACAAGTTTGTTATAGGTAAAAGAAGGTATAAGCAATATCGGAATAGTTAAAGGCGGTGAAAATTAACTTTGAAAATAAAGACTAAGAATGATGCTTTTGGTAAAACTTTTGTGATTGGTAATTACTTTTAAGACTCCGATTGGtgataaacaaaagaaacgaTAGGAATAtgaatgaaaaataacaaaaagaaacaagaaaaaaagaaaaatggtcaTAAGTAGGAACCAAGAGGAACATAGGAAttgaacaaaatgattatGGTAAATGGTAACCAGAAAGGTGAATtaatatttaacataataattactaaaaaattatttattgaattttgtttattaatttcttttaaaattaaagttttgtataaatttaaaataaattatattataaatttctcttcaaaacatttatttattttatagtaaaaaattcactttaaaacatttatttatactaatttaaaataaattcataacattcattaaattgaaagtttgataaaaaacaatttatatatcaatatatactaaatatatggaaaattttatatatataattataaatattatcataaaagctattttaaatttatttaataaataaaaacgaattttattttttttgtttctcttggtTCCTCTACAATTTTGGAGTGGAACAATTTTGTTCtaccattctttttttttaggaatgataagaaaaaatgtagGACCCATATGtctgaaaatgaaacaaatataccttgcaaatgataaaaaaaaaactgaggaACAAAGATGAACACGACTTTCGTActcatttttttcctcaaaaatGGTTAATAATCGGAGCCTAagacatttatttttgtaatccaCTTGTAGGGCCATTTATGGGAAAATCTTACAACTAAACATGTTTGatacaaaataatcaaaggaTTGTCTATTATTCTGctgaatttgttgttttcaatACACATGTGAGTCATGCAAAATCAAGTGGTAAAGAGTAACTGTCAGTCAAACCAAACCTTCGAGATCTCCATATGAACGTTTGTATTGCCAGAATAAAACGTTTTTAAggtattttgtttaattataaacgTGAttatgttgacaaaaaaacgATGACAAAGTCACTCTAccaattcaatttttttttttgtctcacgttaaataagatattaaaatgaaagatGACAGTTTTCTGTGTTTGATTATTGAACGTTCAAAAACAGTGAAATGAGTAGGATCAAAATGATAATGAACAATGTTGATTGCTGAATAATGTGTTCGagtatctttatttttcctttttttaggGAGGTTTTGGGGAAAACCTGTAATTCTCTagacccaaaaacaaaatatataatattagttttgtccCTATCGTCATTCGAACCGGTGACCTTAAGTTTTGTCTAGCATCTTTACTAATTGAGCTAATGAGACTTGGTTAATtatctttctaattttatttttatttttgttttttgcaaaATCTTTGACccattaacaaaagaaattgatagATACTAGTATACTCAACTAAtgccataaaaaaaaaatcattgcaatttgtatatatacaaacaagtTGTAAATTGACCATGCCTATATGTTTTCTTTGCCGTCATTTGATTGTCTTCGAGCAGATAAATATCACTGAAAAAAACTTACTAAAAATACTGTAATTAGAAATTTGGGTCTGAGTTTCTGACATGGGCTTGTGGTTATAGTTGGTCCCATGAAAAGTGCCTTacattcatttttctttcacctTTCACATGACATATTCTCCGGATCGAGAcgagttttttcttttcagggGATATCTTAATGATCTCCCAAAACACATAACATGGCATTATTTTTCTCAatgatttatgtttaaaagttttagaGAACATTCATAgaacaatatttataattttgattcgGAAAAGGAAAACCAAACACTTTTTGGTGTTATGTAGCTAAAtacaaaagacaaagaaacttGGTGTTGCTAAATCACTAGGCAGTATTTGAAATAGATCCAACATTGGTCGTGAAATCATGATCTcaattatatgtttatgttgtCTCATTATAACGAATATTAAATCGTGTAATGTTAATTGATTTGTCATTTGTCAATTATACTAAGATTGCGATTTCACGATGGCTAGACAATCCATTATACGCCTATTTTAGTTATTGTAAGTATTTTATGGTTCCAATATGCGAACCGGGGGTTGTTAATTGTTTAACATACTCGGACTAATGAACTctataaattcttttttcctaTACTAATTACTTTAGCGGTTTAGCCTAGTAAATACATACACGAACTTTTCAAAATGACCATAAGCTAAATGCTACTAGTCTATCTCATTATCGACTTAGCAGGAGAAAGCAATCTTAATTTTCCTCTCTTCCTGTTTGTTTCtcataattagggtttcgttttgCGGACACTTTACCTCTAAAATGGCTTATAGCATCTCCAACCctactctattttagagtcaaaatgcaaaattcttctccaaccctACTCTATAATTGACTCAAAAATAGAGATTTCTACAGATTGACTCTATATATAGAACAACTCTATCCTCAACTCTATTTTtgagttcaatttttttatttatactttagtccctcaaatttaaactttttttatttaatgcatataatcattttacaaacaacaattacaacacatagttttataaacttaacaaacaaacaaatactaattttaatagttttataaacttaacaagaagcaaacaagtactaaatttaaaataaacaacataaaaaactaaaacaaatattctaaTGGTGTTAACCGtgttatttataataaatattctaatggtgttaattaaaataaaatttgtaatgttttattatttttatatgatgtaatgatttttaataaataataagtgtttaatttaaataatttcatattttatacgAATTTTGcaaatctataatatatggggtcaaattttaaattatataattaaaaagtattagtatataaaatagaaatagaatATTTCTaagaatattcttttttagaGTAGAAAATAGAGATATACATTGGAGAAAAACTCATCTCTAAAATTGAGTTACTCTATTTTAGAACAAGATATAGAGCTAtacattggagatggtcttaaTACATAGTCAAAATTGATTACttatttgatgaaaaaatatggatttcttattttattttctcataccagtgattgttttgttgtattgGGGCTGAAAAGTGTTCTTTCAGCACATCagagaaaaaagttaagaatAGTGTGTTAAGCAGTAACCATACTCTTTAAAGCCGTAGATTAATTAttcaagaaattaaaacaactaattaaacaaaaatcctAGCAAAATCTATTTGAATGAACCATATCCAAATCCACAAAGTCAGTCCCCCAAATGTTGAAACACGTAAATtaaacacacaacaacaaaaatataattaattaaacataactaatgatttttataatttacacaaaaatcaatcaatatttttttaactattttatattcatttctaactacttttatatttatatgttattagaaaatattaatatatatatattttttatcaaccacacatatattaaaatataactcTATGATCGGCTGCCCAATttagaggagaagagtttacaaaaataacatcAGACAACAATAAACGAGAAAAACAGGTTAAACAATATGCTTTAGAATTACATAAACggtaaaaataagaaatcgAACCAAGCGtcgttagctcaattggtaaagaccCTAGACGAACCTTAGAGGTCGCCGATTCGAGTGACGTTTgggacgaaactaatattacatgctgTGGTTTCGGGTCTGAGAGATTACGGGATTCGGTCCAGAACCTcctaatatttataaaaaaaaaaatttttaaaataagaaattaaagcTCGGAACATTCAAACTCGTCTAATAGGTTGGAGAAAGCTGGTCAATCATCAGGCGAATACGCCACCGAGACTAAACTCTACACAATCAGTTTCAAATATCTACAATCAATCCTTCTTGTAAAGATATTTTTCGTAGCCCAAATTTAtgatgacttttttttatttgtggtGCACCATTTATGACAACTTAAAAcagtttaattttaaattaaaaatttgtattttcttatgaCCTGTGGTTATATGTTGGGCCTTTTAGGCATTTGCAAGTTAAGTATGGTCGTGGATTGAAAAGCCCAATGTGTAATCCTCTAGTTTACTAAGAAGGTTTAATGTTTTTCAATCCAGTACTGCAAAATCTGCAAAACCTAAACTTTCGTCTTCTCAACAAAATCTGCAGTTCCTTGCTCCTTTCTCAGTCCAAATTCtctgatttttgattttttcgaTTCAATGGGTTTCACCAAAGATCAGTTGCTTGATCGACTTCAGGTTTCCATTTTCACCTTTAAACTCAATTACATCATTTTCATTTCGCATTGCTTTTGTTGGAATTTGTCAGATAAGATTAGATAAATCATTAGCAGAGAACGGAAAATGTTACTTCGTTTTATGCTTGATTCTATTTGAAGAAGTTATGTGTATTAATGGATTTGGATGTGTATCTATGGATTCCAAGTTATGTGTATAGTCGTCTTGAACTCAGAAGTTTTTCAATGTCTACTTTTAGATTCTAACCCTTAGGTCAAGAATTTTGGTGTTACACGTTTTGTTAGTGTCAATGTTAAAAAAATGTGGCAATGTGAATTGATGATTAAGGATTTGTATCTATCTTTCAGGAACTTGAGATTGATTATTCCAAGTATGAACATCCGCCTGTACTAACCGTCGAAGAACAGGTGAATATAccttaaaatgttttagatttttaaaacttaagtGTATGATGTTTAAAGATGGATTTATAAGgctttgttttgtgtatttaAATCTTCAGGCCAAGTATGTTAGCAGTAGTAAGGGTGCACTGAGTAAGAATCTCTTCTTGAAGGTAGTCTTTCAAAGCGGTACACCATTAAAGGCATTATCAAGTTAGAGTATTAGTTGATTGTTAATGGTGCATATgcctctattttgtttttgcaggaCAAGAAACATCGGTATTATATTGTTTCAGCGATGGTGGATACGAAAGTTGACATGAAAGGTAACAtatgttttctccttttttcgTTTGTGGATATTGGCATAGAAGAAGTCTCTGGGCTTTGTGAagtttgaatgtttttttttttggatgttaATGTGTGTTCCCTGTGACTTCTAATTTAAACAGTTTTATCTCAGAGACTTGGTCTTGGAAAAGGAGGGATTAGAATGGCTCCAGAAGAAGCACTTGGTGAGCTTTTGCAGGTATTTTTCATAGTCTTTTCCTCTGCTACtgtgttttgttatatatatctgGAAAGAGTTTTATTAAATGATTGTGCTGTAACATGGGAACCATGGTAGCGATAGTTTTTTTGacaattgataagaaaagttTCTCCAAACCAAATTGCTTTAAATGATCTATTTATGCATGGtgatatgtttgttttgcttatcGCAGTTTACAACAAATCCACACGAATATATTGAACTTATTGTCATTCATGTTTACAATTTTTGACACTCGTGCTACTCTCTTTTTTCGTTAAAGGTATCCCTCGGATGTGTTACCCCGTTTGCAGTTGTAAATGAATCAGCAAGGTATTGTTTGCCTTACGGTATTGGTTCATATGGTGTTTTCCCTTCCAAGTTCCTAATTATTTCCATTGACTGACattctttattaaaactttCCATGTTAAAGAGACGTGTCTCTCTTGTTAGACCAAAAATTCAAGAACCAAACGCGTTGCATCTTCCACCCATTGTCTAACGATGTCTCAGTCTGTAAGTTCTTTCATTACAGACTTTTCTTTTATGGTTCAAAATAGTTCATAACATCAGATTTTAGCTTATATCTAATTTGGTTGGTTCCTATCATTTCCAGCTCTGAACACATTGGGTCTGGACAAGTTTCTGAAGTCGATTGGGAGAGATCCCGTATACGTTGACCTTGAGGCAAATACTCTAAACCTTTAACTTGAGAACTCATGTTCCACAGTTCCTTTCCTCAGGGTTAACCTTTTGAACCTTTTGCTGTTTCAGGCTAACCCGGTAGTTGGTAAAGACCAGGCTCCAGATCTAGCTGTTTGTGTTCCGTCTAATTCAGTTATTGTTCCCGAGATTCCTAATCAAACATCTTCTACACAAATTCCTCTTCCAAAAAGTGTGTCAGCAGAGGTCAAGCCTGTGGCTTCAGGTATGCCTGATTTATCAGTTTCTTAACCATGCGCTCCAAGTCTTGTTAAACCGTGAAGGATTGGTTTATATAACTCGGTTTTCTTCAACGGTGCAGCCAAAACGAGCAAGCCAGCTTGTAAGGTGAAGAGCGTCGCTGAAAATTCAGCTCCATCAGCTTACAAGAACCCGGAGAAATTTGTGCAGGAGATTTTGGACAAAACTTCGGCTCTATTATTGTCCGAGGTAGTAAACTCAATCCCGAAACTAAAGTCGATTTCGTAACATTTATAGATCAACTCTGAACCGGTTTTATATACAGGCTAAGGGAGAGTGCGTGGAGGCTTTGGCAGAAACACTAAGAAAACGACTTACCTCAGAGTTGACCCACCTCTCTGTGAGTACATTTCGATATACATGGTTCGCATCGGGTAAGACTAAGCCGTTTGTACTAATCTTGGTTCTATGTAAATTGATTGCAGATTATGTACAAGAACTCAGCGTACGCAGAAGGTTTTTATGCTGGTACACGCCACCAGCCGAAGCGATTGTAAGAGGTTTGGTTTACATGTTGAACCGGAGATATTTGGGAGAGAAACATTACCGGTTCAGCAATATATTTTCCTTCGTTGGACAGCAAATTTTAGATAAGACTGAAAATGATTACATTTACATGAAAGCTCGAACCATTTATTCACTTAttgttgctttgtttgttcaatCAAAGATAAACCTTTTCTATATCCGAAAACTGAATTTGAAATTCGAACAAAACGTAAGAAAAACATTCATCTAAAACTTACGATTTTCtggaataaaagaaatattcgGATATTTcatatactaaaataaaaggtTTTGTGTAAAAAACTCTAACTCATtcatttttgcaattttacccTCTATCTCCAACAAATGCAAATTAATCATACATAGTCTAAAATAATAGGAAATATGacttttatatgtatattgcAAACGTTTTTATACTCACCTATATTAggttttagaaaatttgaaaatatagttgaacttggttttagattttttgaaGGAATGTTACACATAGAGGCACTTTCGGAGAAACTTAATTCACTTTATACACTTTAAAAACTAGAGGCACTTTGCCTTgcttttggagtgaaataaGACATATTTACCCCCACTAATTGGTAAGAGATATTACTACAAACCGGTTTGTGGTTTCGTTTGGTTTTGGTCTAAAATATACGGTTAAAATGGTCGGTTTAGAAAAAACAGTTTCCACGTTATGACGATCGTCGGATTTCATTTAATTAAACGGCCGTGATTAATCATTGTAACTTCCCTTGCTTTTCGACTAAATTCAAACTGACACACGAGATCCATTGAAACACATAAGATTCTGGGTTTCGATCATCGAACTTTGGCCAACTGTCGTTTCCAAGGAGGTACGATTGTAGAAAACTGATATCATGATATTAAAACGCAATTTCGTGCTTTCTATTTGTTACGGGAATCAGAATAtaaccaatttttattttatcgtTTATATGTACAGGGATCGATGGACGACTATATCATGGTTATATGTGGAGAGTGGTTTTGTTCTTCGACTGGAGAGTGGAAATTGGAGATATGTAACCAACTTTTCTCAAGGGTTGTCCCAATTCATGAGAGGATAACATTGGATGCGTTGAACGAAGCAATTCTGCAGGAGTTTGGCGTCAAGGGTTTAAATCCTCTGTTAAGTTACTCTGTACCGAATAAGAACATGTTTGCAACAAAGGATAAGACTCCACCGGTTCTGGTTACAAGCGAGATTGGACTTCAATACTATCTAAAGACCCTTAGAGAAAACAGGGGTCTAAACTTGTTTGTGAAGTTTGAAGATAAGGTTGATACAGCAAATTTGAGTTGTGAAACGCCAGGAAGTAGTTCAAAACGGAAAGTTGACAGTTTGTATGATACAACAAGTGGTTCGAGAAATGCTGACACAGGTTCTGGGGATATATCTTCTGGTGTTTCAAAATCTCCTAATGTTCTGGTGACCCCTGTAGATGACGAATTCATGGATGCATTACACGAtgcagaagaaaaaatagCAAGAAGTGGTGGGCTGAAATCTAACGAAGAAGtaattgttgatgatgaagatgacatATTCGTGGATGACTTATTTGTGgacaacaaaacagaggaaacagaagACGGGATAGATATTTCTGATGATACTATGCCCTGTGGCGGATATGATAAAGAGTTCTGGGGTAATTTTCTGTCGGATGATTATGGTGGCTCAAATGC
This sequence is a window from Arabidopsis thaliana chromosome 1 sequence. Protein-coding genes within it:
- a CDS encoding Integrase-type DNA-binding superfamily protein (Integrase-type DNA-binding superfamily protein; FUNCTIONS IN: DNA binding, sequence-specific DNA binding transcription factor activity; INVOLVED IN: regulation of transcription, DNA-dependent; LOCATED IN: nucleus, chloroplast; EXPRESSED IN: 21 plant structures; EXPRESSED DURING: 10 growth stages; CONTAINS InterPro DOMAIN/s: DNA-binding, integrase-type (InterPro:IPR016177), Pathogenesis-related transcriptional factor/ERF, DNA-binding (InterPro:IPR001471); BEST Arabidopsis thaliana protein match is: Integrase-type DNA-binding superfamily protein (TAIR:AT1G21910.1); Has 5711 Blast hits to 5172 proteins in 243 species: Archae - 0; Bacteria - 8; Metazoa - 212; Fungi - 26; Plants - 5113; Viruses - 0; Other Eukaryotes - 352 (source: NCBI BLink).); the protein is MVKTLQKTPKRMSSPSSSSSSSSSTSSSSIRMKKYKGVRMRSWGSWVSEIRAPNQKTRIWLGSYSTAEAAARAYDAALLCLKGSSANNLNFPEISTSLYHIINNGDNNNDMSPKSIQRVAAAAAAANTDPSSSSVSTSSPLLSSPSEDLYDVVSMSQYDQQVSLSESSSWYNCFDGDDQFMFINGVSAPYLTTSLSDDFFEEGDIRLWNFC
- a CDS encoding YbaK/aminoacyl-tRNA synthetase-associated domain-containing protein (YbaK/aminoacyl-tRNA synthetase-associated domain; CONTAINS InterPro DOMAIN/s: YbaK/aminoacyl-tRNA synthetase-associated domain (InterPro:IPR007214); Has 35333 Blast hits to 34131 proteins in 2444 species: Archae - 798; Bacteria - 22429; Metazoa - 974; Fungi - 991; Plants - 531; Viruses - 0; Other Eukaryotes - 9610 (source: NCBI BLink).); this translates as MGFTKDQLLDRLQELEIDYSKYEHPPVLTVEEQAKYVSSSKGALSKNLFLKDKKHRYYIVSAMVDTKVDMKVLSQRLGLGKGGIRMAPEEALGELLQVSLGCVTPFAVVNESARDVSLLLDQKFKNQTRCIFHPLSNDVSVSLNTLGLDKFLKSIGRDPVYVDLEANPVVGKDQAPDLAVCVPSNSVIVPEIPNQTSSTQIPLPKSVSAEVKPVASAKTSKPACKVKSVAENSAPSAYKNPEKFVQEILDKTSALLLSEVAKGECVEALAETLRKRLTSELTHLSIMYKNSAYAEGFYAGTRHQPKRL
- a CDS encoding YbaK/aminoacyl-tRNA synthetase-associated domain-containing protein (YbaK/aminoacyl-tRNA synthetase-associated domain; CONTAINS InterPro DOMAIN/s: YbaK/aminoacyl-tRNA synthetase-associated domain (InterPro:IPR007214); Has 1390 Blast hits to 1389 proteins in 506 species: Archae - 0; Bacteria - 937; Metazoa - 52; Fungi - 8; Plants - 40; Viruses - 0; Other Eukaryotes - 353 (source: NCBI BLink).) — protein: MGFTKDQLLDRLQELEIDYSKYEHPPVLTVEEQAKYVSSSKGALSKNLFLKDKKHRYYIVSAMVDTKVDMKVLSQRLGLGKGGIRMAPEEALGELLQVSLGCVTPFAVVNESARDVSLLLDQKFKNQTRCIFHPLSNDVSVSLNTLGLDKFLKSIGRDPVYVDLEANPVVGKDQAPDLAVCVPSNSVIVPEIPNQTSSTQIPLPKSVSAEVKPVASAKTSKPACKVKSVAENSAPSAYKNPEKFVQEILDKTSALLLSEAKGECVEALAETLRKRLTSELTHLSIMYKNSAYAEGFYAGTRHQPKRL